In a genomic window of Terriglobia bacterium:
- a CDS encoding cytochrome c3 family protein, with protein MKIRIIRILSCFLLMLPLAAGAVFVRGAQNPAAPSPALAAPADGAGFFIHAFHKKQFDGNLECSFCHVAEKEGSLVLQRPGHDQCMTCHSEAFDKDLNPKICAQCHTAFPPTGSDDLLPFPRYKGSRTILFEFSHNQHVDSQARIDTKTGFRADCTFCHKFDAEGKFAMFPNHDQCAACHSKPGIKPQLTSALSAEGCRGCHTPEEIENPSFTEARRFAGPHQTTTGKYVDINFAHVTHFRVKDQFNLNCTTCHYAIPNSTSIANLTLPKMIDCVQCHDTARVPSESRMSNCKTCHQDTASLNAAVPNSHTRNVKPDFHTEAFRLHHEEEAAAPGATCFVCHQHVQSSAMGAVQCDSCHQAMKPASHTSRWKDDLHGQYAAMDRTTCTVCHRASYCSDCHNELPRSHNPLALWKGGSHATPAKLDLRGCFTCHTFENTCSECHINKIAMNRMRMKEPEAAMARATLPRARS; from the coding sequence ATGAAAATCAGAATAATCCGAATCCTGTCATGCTTCCTTCTTATGCTGCCGCTTGCGGCGGGTGCGGTGTTTGTGCGCGGTGCGCAAAACCCCGCTGCTCCTTCTCCTGCTCTGGCCGCGCCGGCCGATGGCGCCGGCTTCTTCATTCACGCCTTCCACAAGAAGCAATTTGACGGGAACCTGGAATGCAGTTTCTGTCACGTCGCGGAAAAAGAGGGATCGCTGGTGCTGCAGCGGCCGGGACACGATCAATGCATGACCTGCCACAGCGAGGCCTTCGACAAGGATCTGAACCCGAAGATCTGTGCCCAGTGTCATACCGCGTTTCCGCCCACGGGATCGGACGATCTTCTCCCGTTCCCTCGTTATAAAGGTTCACGTACGATTCTGTTCGAGTTTTCGCACAACCAGCATGTGGATTCCCAGGCGAGAATCGACACTAAAACCGGCTTCCGCGCCGACTGCACGTTTTGTCATAAATTCGATGCCGAGGGTAAGTTCGCGATGTTCCCCAACCACGACCAGTGCGCGGCATGCCACTCCAAGCCCGGCATCAAACCACAGCTTACGTCCGCGCTTTCGGCCGAAGGTTGCCGCGGTTGCCATACGCCCGAAGAAATCGAGAATCCAAGCTTTACCGAAGCGAGGCGCTTCGCCGGCCCGCATCAGACCACGACAGGCAAATATGTGGATATCAATTTCGCCCACGTCACTCACTTCAGGGTCAAAGACCAGTTCAACCTGAATTGCACGACGTGTCATTACGCGATCCCCAACAGCACCAGTATTGCGAATCTGACCCTGCCTAAAATGATCGACTGCGTGCAGTGCCACGACACCGCCCGGGTGCCGAGCGAGTCCAGGATGTCCAACTGCAAGACGTGCCATCAGGACACTGCTTCGCTCAATGCCGCCGTGCCGAACAGCCATACGAGGAATGTGAAGCCGGACTTCCACACCGAAGCGTTCCGGCTGCATCATGAAGAGGAGGCTGCAGCTCCAGGGGCGACGTGCTTTGTGTGCCATCAGCACGTGCAGAGTTCAGCCATGGGAGCCGTGCAATGCGATTCCTGTCATCAGGCGATGAAGCCGGCGAGCCATACGTCGCGCTGGAAAGACGACCTGCACGGCCAGTACGCCGCTATGGACCGGACCACCTGCACGGTGTGCCACAGGGCCTCATACTGCAGTGATTGTCACAACGAACTGCCGCGCAGCCATAATCCGCTGGCGTTGTGGAAGGGCGGTTCACACGCCACACCGGCGAAACTTGACCTGCGGGGTTGCTTTACCTGCCATACCTTCGAGAACACGTGTTCGGAATGCCATATCAATAAGATCGCTATGAACCGGATGAGAATGAAGGAGCCGGAAGCGGCCATGGCGAGAGCGACGCTGCCGCGCGCCAGGAGCTGA
- a CDS encoding cyclic nucleotide-binding domain-containing protein codes for MKKSNLLKRTAEGSTGLLIFVQLLVLAALCLGLQFIVRTTGGSLFLAASLAPVLSTVAIVLGGGILLYRFTRSHSLFNTEEFEPGEIVFRMGDSSECAYFIKSGEVEIVREEGRGEVVLATLSEGEYFGEMALLSDAPRNATVRARTRTVAEVIGKQNFLAMVGAVRGARDEVMKTVETRKGRGAS; via the coding sequence TTGAAAAAAAGTAATTTACTCAAAAGGACAGCGGAAGGGTCCACCGGCCTCCTGATTTTCGTTCAATTGCTGGTGTTGGCGGCTCTGTGTCTGGGTCTGCAGTTCATCGTGCGCACAACGGGCGGCAGTCTGTTTCTCGCGGCGTCTCTGGCGCCGGTGCTGAGCACGGTGGCGATAGTCCTCGGCGGCGGGATTCTGCTGTACAGGTTTACGCGGAGCCACAGCCTGTTCAATACTGAAGAGTTTGAACCGGGGGAAATCGTTTTTCGGATGGGCGACAGTTCAGAATGCGCGTATTTTATCAAGTCCGGCGAGGTCGAGATTGTTCGTGAAGAGGGCCGCGGCGAAGTCGTGCTTGCAACCTTGTCCGAGGGTGAATATTTTGGTGAAATGGCCCTCTTATCGGATGCGCCGCGCAACGCCACCGTCCGGGCTCGTACGCGAACCGTCGCCGAAGTGATTGGAAAACAGAATTTTCTTGCAATGGTAGGCGCCGTCCGCGGCGCGCGCGATGAAGTGATGAAGACCGTGGAAACTCGAAAGGGCCGCGGCGCTTCATGA
- a CDS encoding NapC/NirT family cytochrome c, with product MRLRVLSILGLLTAIPAYAQDTQFQQDPVEHLTSTILTILIATGIALILYSLIRYRGRVAGPLSLGLLILGLGVFPVVTGMVGTVLVFERAEHVEFCASCHLTMQPYVDDLRNPQSTSLAALHYKNQYISTNQCYQCHTSYGMHGTVEAKMSGMIDTFKYYTRTYKLPVKMREPYKNDDCLKCHATSQKWLALHGDFKEVLFKGDMKCMECHGDEHPAHTFERQQAKLEKK from the coding sequence ATGCGCCTACGAGTGTTGTCGATTCTTGGACTGCTGACGGCGATCCCAGCATATGCGCAAGATACGCAGTTTCAGCAAGACCCCGTTGAACACCTGACCTCCACCATCCTGACCATTCTGATTGCCACCGGAATAGCGTTGATCCTCTACAGCCTGATCCGCTACCGCGGGCGCGTCGCGGGTCCCCTCTCCCTGGGTCTTCTGATCCTTGGCCTTGGAGTGTTCCCTGTAGTGACGGGCATGGTCGGGACCGTACTGGTGTTTGAAAGGGCGGAACATGTCGAGTTTTGCGCCTCATGCCATTTGACAATGCAGCCCTATGTCGATGACCTGCGGAATCCCCAGAGCACGAGCCTCGCGGCCCTCCACTATAAGAATCAATACATATCGACGAATCAGTGCTATCAGTGTCATACGTCTTACGGAATGCACGGGACAGTCGAAGCAAAAATGTCCGGAATGATTGACACATTCAAGTACTACACGCGAACCTACAAGTTGCCTGTGAAAATGCGTGAGCCGTATAAGAATGATGATTGTTTGAAATGCCACGCAACATCGCAGAAGTGGCTCGCGCTTCACGGCGACTTCAAGGAGGTTCTTTTTAAAGGCGACATGAAGTGCATGGAGTGTCACGGAGACGAACATCCTGCACATACATTTGAAAGGCAGCAGGCCAAGCTTGAAAAAAAGTAA